From Streptomyces sp. NBC_00370, a single genomic window includes:
- a CDS encoding cystathionine gamma-lyase, whose amino-acid sequence MSIGDIRDIGDGTRSVRAGLPEPVAYEPTLPGPVFAAHFHLPGEPTGPYTYGRYDNPTWTHLEQAIGELEAPGRPAHTITFASGMAAVAATAFSQLRSGDAVVFPDDGYQALPLLHERLRATGVEVRTAPTGGDAQLRVLDGARLLWIESPSNPGLDVCDIRRLVAAAHEAGALVAVDNTLATPLGQRPLELGADFSVASDTKGMTGHGDILLGHVTCTDLELATAVRDWRKTVGAIPGPMEAWLAHRSLATLQLRVERQCGTALVLAEALAERPEVTGLRYPGLPDDPSHRIASQQMRRFGSVVSFVLPDEERAERFLNRLRLVDNATSFGGVRSTAERRGRWGGDAVPDGFIRFSVGAEDPEDLIADVLRSLDQLDKPQD is encoded by the coding sequence ATGAGCATCGGGGACATCCGAGACATCGGTGACGGCACCCGCTCGGTACGGGCAGGACTGCCCGAGCCCGTCGCCTACGAACCGACCCTGCCGGGCCCGGTCTTCGCCGCCCATTTCCATCTGCCCGGTGAGCCGACGGGCCCGTACACCTACGGACGTTACGACAACCCCACCTGGACCCATCTGGAACAGGCGATCGGCGAGCTGGAAGCACCCGGGCGCCCCGCGCACACCATCACCTTCGCCTCGGGGATGGCCGCCGTCGCCGCGACCGCCTTCTCCCAGCTGCGCTCCGGTGACGCCGTCGTCTTTCCCGACGACGGGTACCAGGCGCTGCCCCTGCTGCACGAACGCCTCCGGGCGACCGGCGTGGAGGTACGGACAGCGCCCACGGGCGGCGACGCCCAGCTGCGGGTCCTCGACGGCGCCCGGCTCCTGTGGATCGAATCCCCCTCCAACCCCGGGCTCGACGTCTGCGACATCCGGCGCCTGGTGGCGGCCGCCCATGAGGCGGGCGCGCTGGTCGCCGTGGACAACACCCTCGCCACCCCGCTCGGCCAGCGCCCGCTCGAACTCGGCGCCGACTTCTCGGTGGCCAGCGACACCAAGGGCATGACCGGCCACGGCGACATCCTGCTCGGCCATGTGACCTGCACCGACCTCGAACTCGCCACCGCCGTACGCGACTGGCGCAAGACCGTCGGCGCCATTCCCGGCCCCATGGAGGCCTGGCTGGCGCACCGCTCGCTCGCCACCCTCCAGCTGCGCGTCGAGCGCCAGTGCGGCACCGCGCTCGTCCTGGCCGAGGCCCTGGCCGAACGCCCCGAGGTGACCGGGCTGCGCTACCCCGGACTGCCCGACGACCCCTCCCACCGCATCGCGTCCCAGCAGATGCGGCGCTTCGGCTCCGTGGTCTCGTTCGTACTGCCCGACGAGGAACGAGCCGAGCGCTTCCTGAACAGGCTCCGGCTGGTCGACAACGCCACCAGCTTCGGCGGCGTGCGCTCCACGGCCGAACGGCGCGGCAGGTGGGGCGGGGACGCCGTGCCGGACGGCTTCATCCGCTTCTCCGTCGGCGCCGAGGACCCGGAAGACCTCATCGCCGACGTACTGCGC
- a CDS encoding phage holin family protein: MKNFVVKTIANALALAVAIWLVGDITLSGDNTGKRVLALVLVALVFGLVNFVVKPVVKLLTLPLFILTLGLITLVVNALMLLLTSWLADLLNLSFHVDGFWAAVLGGLIISIVSWALNVVLPDDND; this comes from the coding sequence ATGAAGAATTTCGTAGTCAAGACGATCGCCAACGCGCTGGCCCTGGCGGTGGCGATCTGGCTGGTCGGCGACATCACGCTGAGCGGGGACAACACCGGCAAAAGGGTCCTGGCCCTGGTGCTGGTCGCCCTGGTCTTCGGACTGGTGAACTTCGTCGTCAAGCCGGTGGTGAAGCTGCTCACCCTGCCGCTGTTCATCCTGACGCTCGGCTTGATAACCCTCGTCGTCAACGCCTTGATGCTGCTGCTGACCTCTTGGCTCGCGGACCTGCTGAACCTGAGTTTCCACGTCGACGGCTTCTGGGCCGCCGTGCTCGGCGGCCTGATCATCTCGATCGTGTCGTGGGCACTGAACGTCGTCCTGCCCGACGACAACGACTGA
- a CDS encoding cupin domain-containing protein yields the protein MKAFRLDELEAERAANDGAYLQFLRERNMSAGLYALDAGTSDPQQPHRQDEVYLVVSGRASITVGMETTVVGRGSVVYVPAGTAHKFHHITEDLRVMVVFSPPES from the coding sequence ATGAAGGCATTCCGACTTGATGAGCTGGAGGCGGAACGTGCCGCCAACGACGGCGCGTATCTGCAGTTTCTGCGGGAACGCAACATGTCCGCGGGGCTGTACGCCCTCGACGCGGGGACGAGCGATCCGCAGCAGCCGCACCGGCAGGACGAGGTGTATCTGGTCGTGAGCGGCCGGGCGTCGATCACGGTGGGGATGGAGACGACGGTGGTCGGCCGGGGCAGCGTCGTGTACGTGCCGGCCGGGACGGCGCACAAGTTCCACCACATCACCGAGGACCTGCGGGTCATGGTCGTCTTCTCTCCGCCGGAGAGCTGA
- a CDS encoding DUF5326 family protein — protein sequence MAVREIFAGMPWWVKWIAVPVIVLVVFGGLIASIVGFVIALLFKLLIVVALVGGLVYVVRKFMSSSTSSRDDW from the coding sequence ATGGCGGTACGGGAGATTTTCGCGGGAATGCCCTGGTGGGTGAAGTGGATCGCGGTCCCCGTGATCGTCCTCGTCGTGTTCGGTGGCCTGATCGCGAGCATTGTCGGGTTTGTGATCGCGCTCCTGTTCAAGCTGCTGATCGTGGTCGCGCTGGTGGGCGGACTCGTCTACGTCGTACGCAAGTTCATGTCCTCGTCCACGTCCTCGCGCGACGACTGGTAG
- a CDS encoding helix-turn-helix domain-containing protein — protein sequence MATAQSTAAPTLIGSVQRALRLLESVGSHPDGAPAKQLARETGLPLPTAYHLLRTLTFEGYLRRENGVFVLGDAVQRLTHAEAVQNRRSKIIDSLCHWRDVIGAPVYFAVYHEGEIDLVSVADSVTAPAVEEWADFRETGHAHAIGQCLLSQLDEPACLDHLDRHPVTPVTPYSVPDRAALLERLGSLERMEPVVERQEYALGTVCGAVPITAGSTAATVAVSVPLRQQEKLLPAVDRLRREIGALLTSGIFSISI from the coding sequence TTGGCCACAGCCCAATCCACCGCAGCTCCCACCCTGATCGGGTCGGTGCAGCGCGCGCTGCGTCTGCTGGAGTCGGTGGGCTCCCATCCGGACGGAGCCCCCGCCAAGCAGCTGGCCCGCGAGACCGGACTTCCGCTGCCCACCGCCTACCACCTGCTGCGCACCCTCACCTTCGAGGGCTATCTGCGCAGGGAGAACGGCGTCTTCGTACTCGGGGACGCCGTTCAGCGGCTGACACACGCCGAAGCGGTGCAGAATCGTCGCAGCAAGATCATCGACTCGCTCTGCCACTGGCGCGACGTGATCGGCGCCCCGGTGTATTTCGCCGTCTACCACGAGGGTGAGATCGACCTCGTATCCGTCGCCGACAGCGTCACCGCCCCCGCGGTCGAGGAATGGGCCGACTTCCGGGAGACCGGCCACGCGCACGCGATCGGACAGTGTCTGCTGAGCCAGCTCGACGAGCCGGCCTGCCTCGATCATCTCGACCGCCACCCCGTCACGCCGGTCACCCCCTACTCCGTGCCGGACCGCGCCGCCCTGCTGGAGCGGCTGGGTTCGCTGGAGCGGATGGAGCCCGTCGTGGAGCGGCAGGAGTACGCGCTCGGCACGGTCTGCGGCGCCGTGCCGATCACGGCCGGATCCACCGCGGCGACGGTGGCTGTATCTGTACCGCTGCGCCAGCAGGAAAAACTGCTTCCGGCGGTCGATCGGTTACGCAGAGAGATCGGCGCGCTGCTGACCTCGGGAATCTTCTCTATCAGTATCTGA
- a CDS encoding SsgA family sporulation/cell division regulator, with product MRESVQAEVLMSFLVSEELSFRIPVELHYEMGDPYAVRMTFHLPGDEPVTWTFGRELLLDGINIPSGDGDVRIAPTTPEELSDVHIRLQVAEDHALFRVSAPPLVAFLDRTDRLVPLGQERALGDFEGCLEEALGRILAEENAG from the coding sequence ATGCGCGAGTCGGTCCAGGCCGAGGTTCTGATGAGCTTCCTCGTCTCCGAGGAGCTGTCGTTCCGCATCCCGGTGGAGCTCCATTACGAGATGGGGGATCCCTACGCGGTACGGATGACCTTCCATCTCCCCGGTGACGAACCCGTCACCTGGACCTTTGGCCGCGAGCTGCTGCTCGACGGCATCAACATCCCCAGCGGGGACGGCGACGTACGGATCGCGCCGACCACCCCGGAGGAGCTGTCCGACGTCCATATCCGGCTCCAGGTCGCCGAGGACCACGCGCTGTTCCGGGTGAGCGCGCCGCCGCTGGTCGCTTTCCTCGACCGTACGGACAGACTCGTCCCGCTCGGTCAGGAGCGGGCCCTCGGGGACTTCGAAGGGTGCCTCG